One genomic region from Clarias gariepinus isolate MV-2021 ecotype Netherlands chromosome 20, CGAR_prim_01v2, whole genome shotgun sequence encodes:
- the efemp1 gene encoding EGF-containing fibulin-like extracellular matrix protein 1 isoform X1: MPGIYMIMAMLVHVFAQEMEEPVTYTCTDGYEYDHVRQVCKDIDECTIVPDACKGGMKCYNHFGGYLCLPQNAQIFVSRGEEVPQPTEPSPPIPAVPPVLNSQPHQTGSRVHTVHRGMHCLPGYTMDEQNYCRDIDECNTGRHTCSADQTCYNTWGSFLCQCPPGYQKSGDQCVDRDECLMSHYCMHRCVNVPGSYYCECNTGYQLASNNHSCVDVNECQVSQPCDHQCYNLMGSFICHCSQGYELGPDTVSCVDIDECAFSRYMCQYACVNSPGAYSCTCPEGYELQGTRTCQDINECETGQKCSEDEMCWNYYGGFRCYQKNPCQEPYVRTSENRCVCSSTSACRGLPQSIVYKYMNIHSDRTIPADIFQIQATNIYNNMHNTFRIRAGNDGGEFFLRRSSNVSAMLVLTKSLEGPLEMIVDLEMITHHSTTNYRTSSLLRLTIIVGPFSF, encoded by the exons ATGCCTGGAATCTACATGATAATGGCCATGTTGGTCCATGTCTTTGCCCAAGAAATGGAAGAACCCGTCACTTACACG TGCACCGATGGCTATGAGTATGATCATGTCAGACAAGTGTGCAAAG ACATCGATGAGTGTACCATCGTTCCCGATGCCTGCAAAGGTGGTATGAAGTGCTACAACCACTTTGGTGGATACCTCTGCCTGCCGCAGAACGCGCAGATCTTTGTAAGCAGAGGGGAAGAGGTGCCGCAGCCGACCGAACCGAGTCCGCCCATCCCTGCGGTCCCACCAGTCCTGAACTCTCAACCCCATCAGACAGGAAGCCGAGTGCATACTGTGCACAGGGGCATGCACTGCTTACCTGGGTACACCATGGATGAGCAGAATTACTGCAGAG ATATAGACGAGTGCAATACAGGAAGACACACATGCAGTGCGGATCAGACCTGCTATAATACCTGGGGATCCTTCTTATGCCAGTGTCCACCAGGCTACCAGAAGAGCGGTGACCAATGTGTGG aTAGAGATGAGTGCCTGATGTCACACTACTGCATGCACAGATGTGTGAATGTTCCGGGATCCTACTACTGTGAGTGTAACACTGGCTACCAGCTTGCCAGCAACAACCACAGCTGTGTGG ATGTGAACGAGTGTCAAGTAAGTCAGCCGTGTGATCATCAGTGCTACAATCTTATGGGATCCTTTATCTGCCACTGTAGCCAGGGCTATGAGCTAGGACCGGACACGGTTTCCTGTGTAG ACATTGATGAGTGTGCCTTCTCCCGCTACATGTGCCAATACGCCTGCGTTAACAGCCCCGGAGCATATTCCTGCACTTGCCCTGAAGGATATGAGCTCCAGGGAACAAGAACGTGTCAAG ACATTAACGAGTGTGAAACAGGCCAGAAATGCAGTGAAGATGAGATGTGCTGGAATTATTACGGAGGCTTCCGGTGTTACCAGAAAAACCCATGTCAAGAGCCTTATGTGCGCACATCCGAAAA CCGTTGTGTGTGTTCTTCCACAAGTGCGTGCCGTGGCCTGCCACAGTCTATTGTCTACAAGTACATGAACATTCACTCTGACCGTACCATACCGGCAGACATTTTTCAGATCCAAGCCACTAATATCTATAATAACATGCACAACACTTTCAGGATCAGAGCCGGCAACGATGGAGGAGAGTTCTTCCTGAGG CGTTCCAGTAATGTCAGTGCAATGCTGGTGTTGACCAAGTCCCTAGAGGGCCCTCTTGAGATGATCGTCGATCTAGAGATGATCACGCACCACAGCACCACAAACTATCGCACCAGCTCCTTATTACGGCTTACCATCATCGTGGGACCGTTCTCCTTCTAA
- the efemp1 gene encoding EGF-containing fibulin-like extracellular matrix protein 1 isoform X2 — protein sequence MPGIYMIMAMLVHVFAQEMEEPVTYTCTDGYEYDHVRQVCKDIDECTIVPDACKGGMKCYNHFGGYLCLPQNAQIFVSRGEEVPQPTEPSPPIPAVPPVLNSQPHQTGSRVHTVHRGMHCLPGYTMDEQNYCRDRDECLMSHYCMHRCVNVPGSYYCECNTGYQLASNNHSCVDVNECQVSQPCDHQCYNLMGSFICHCSQGYELGPDTVSCVDIDECAFSRYMCQYACVNSPGAYSCTCPEGYELQGTRTCQDINECETGQKCSEDEMCWNYYGGFRCYQKNPCQEPYVRTSENRCVCSSTSACRGLPQSIVYKYMNIHSDRTIPADIFQIQATNIYNNMHNTFRIRAGNDGGEFFLRRSSNVSAMLVLTKSLEGPLEMIVDLEMITHHSTTNYRTSSLLRLTIIVGPFSF from the exons ATGCCTGGAATCTACATGATAATGGCCATGTTGGTCCATGTCTTTGCCCAAGAAATGGAAGAACCCGTCACTTACACG TGCACCGATGGCTATGAGTATGATCATGTCAGACAAGTGTGCAAAG ACATCGATGAGTGTACCATCGTTCCCGATGCCTGCAAAGGTGGTATGAAGTGCTACAACCACTTTGGTGGATACCTCTGCCTGCCGCAGAACGCGCAGATCTTTGTAAGCAGAGGGGAAGAGGTGCCGCAGCCGACCGAACCGAGTCCGCCCATCCCTGCGGTCCCACCAGTCCTGAACTCTCAACCCCATCAGACAGGAAGCCGAGTGCATACTGTGCACAGGGGCATGCACTGCTTACCTGGGTACACCATGGATGAGCAGAATTACTGCAGAG aTAGAGATGAGTGCCTGATGTCACACTACTGCATGCACAGATGTGTGAATGTTCCGGGATCCTACTACTGTGAGTGTAACACTGGCTACCAGCTTGCCAGCAACAACCACAGCTGTGTGG ATGTGAACGAGTGTCAAGTAAGTCAGCCGTGTGATCATCAGTGCTACAATCTTATGGGATCCTTTATCTGCCACTGTAGCCAGGGCTATGAGCTAGGACCGGACACGGTTTCCTGTGTAG ACATTGATGAGTGTGCCTTCTCCCGCTACATGTGCCAATACGCCTGCGTTAACAGCCCCGGAGCATATTCCTGCACTTGCCCTGAAGGATATGAGCTCCAGGGAACAAGAACGTGTCAAG ACATTAACGAGTGTGAAACAGGCCAGAAATGCAGTGAAGATGAGATGTGCTGGAATTATTACGGAGGCTTCCGGTGTTACCAGAAAAACCCATGTCAAGAGCCTTATGTGCGCACATCCGAAAA CCGTTGTGTGTGTTCTTCCACAAGTGCGTGCCGTGGCCTGCCACAGTCTATTGTCTACAAGTACATGAACATTCACTCTGACCGTACCATACCGGCAGACATTTTTCAGATCCAAGCCACTAATATCTATAATAACATGCACAACACTTTCAGGATCAGAGCCGGCAACGATGGAGGAGAGTTCTTCCTGAGG CGTTCCAGTAATGTCAGTGCAATGCTGGTGTTGACCAAGTCCCTAGAGGGCCCTCTTGAGATGATCGTCGATCTAGAGATGATCACGCACCACAGCACCACAAACTATCGCACCAGCTCCTTATTACGGCTTACCATCATCGTGGGACCGTTCTCCTTCTAA
- the efemp1 gene encoding EGF-containing fibulin-like extracellular matrix protein 1 isoform X3 codes for MPGIYMIMAMLVHVFAQEMEEPVTYTCTDGYEYDHVRQVCKDIDECTIVPDACKGGMKCYNHFGGYLCLPQNAQIFVSRGEEVPQPTEPSPPIPAVPPVLNSQPHQTGSRVHTVHRGMHCLPGYTMDEQNYCRDIDECNTGRHTCSADQTCYNTWGSFLCQCPPGYQKSGDQCVDIDECAFSRYMCQYACVNSPGAYSCTCPEGYELQGTRTCQDINECETGQKCSEDEMCWNYYGGFRCYQKNPCQEPYVRTSENRCVCSSTSACRGLPQSIVYKYMNIHSDRTIPADIFQIQATNIYNNMHNTFRIRAGNDGGEFFLRRSSNVSAMLVLTKSLEGPLEMIVDLEMITHHSTTNYRTSSLLRLTIIVGPFSF; via the exons ATGCCTGGAATCTACATGATAATGGCCATGTTGGTCCATGTCTTTGCCCAAGAAATGGAAGAACCCGTCACTTACACG TGCACCGATGGCTATGAGTATGATCATGTCAGACAAGTGTGCAAAG ACATCGATGAGTGTACCATCGTTCCCGATGCCTGCAAAGGTGGTATGAAGTGCTACAACCACTTTGGTGGATACCTCTGCCTGCCGCAGAACGCGCAGATCTTTGTAAGCAGAGGGGAAGAGGTGCCGCAGCCGACCGAACCGAGTCCGCCCATCCCTGCGGTCCCACCAGTCCTGAACTCTCAACCCCATCAGACAGGAAGCCGAGTGCATACTGTGCACAGGGGCATGCACTGCTTACCTGGGTACACCATGGATGAGCAGAATTACTGCAGAG ATATAGACGAGTGCAATACAGGAAGACACACATGCAGTGCGGATCAGACCTGCTATAATACCTGGGGATCCTTCTTATGCCAGTGTCCACCAGGCTACCAGAAGAGCGGTGACCAATGTGTGG ACATTGATGAGTGTGCCTTCTCCCGCTACATGTGCCAATACGCCTGCGTTAACAGCCCCGGAGCATATTCCTGCACTTGCCCTGAAGGATATGAGCTCCAGGGAACAAGAACGTGTCAAG ACATTAACGAGTGTGAAACAGGCCAGAAATGCAGTGAAGATGAGATGTGCTGGAATTATTACGGAGGCTTCCGGTGTTACCAGAAAAACCCATGTCAAGAGCCTTATGTGCGCACATCCGAAAA CCGTTGTGTGTGTTCTTCCACAAGTGCGTGCCGTGGCCTGCCACAGTCTATTGTCTACAAGTACATGAACATTCACTCTGACCGTACCATACCGGCAGACATTTTTCAGATCCAAGCCACTAATATCTATAATAACATGCACAACACTTTCAGGATCAGAGCCGGCAACGATGGAGGAGAGTTCTTCCTGAGG CGTTCCAGTAATGTCAGTGCAATGCTGGTGTTGACCAAGTCCCTAGAGGGCCCTCTTGAGATGATCGTCGATCTAGAGATGATCACGCACCACAGCACCACAAACTATCGCACCAGCTCCTTATTACGGCTTACCATCATCGTGGGACCGTTCTCCTTCTAA